Within the Corynebacterium tuberculostearicum genome, the region CTGGGTATTAAGCAGCTCATAGCGCTCCAACCAGTAGCCGATGACCTGGACTACCATCCACAGGCCGGCGGTAATCGCCAGCTGCAGGCGAGCTGGGCGGGAGATAGAGCCGCGCACACCGGCGGCTTTATTGCCAATGCGGATGCCGCCCAGCACGTAGTGGCCGAAAAGTGCGATGAGGAAGGCCAGGATCAACAAGATGGACAGGGTGCTGACCACCATCTTTAGTACCGGCAACGTGAAGGCATAAAAACCTAGGTCGTGGTGGAACTGGGCGTCTTGTTCGCCGAATTCCTGGCCGTTGAGGAAGAGCAGTACCGTGCGCCAATTGGACTGGCCGATGAAACCGGCGATGATGCCCACGATGGCGGGGATGACCTTGAAGAAGACACCCATGGACTTCTCAATGGACTTGCGGTACTGATACACCGGCGAGTTCAGGTCTCCCAAGTCGAGCGAATCCGGGCGCCCGCGCCAGGCAAAATAGCCGGCGGCCCACACCACTGCAGCGGCCACAAGACCGAAGATGATAAAGAGGACTATCCGCGCAATAATCGCGGTGGTGAAGACGTTCCGGTATTCAATCGCACCAAACCACCTCCAATCCGTGTACATGCCCACGAGCATGGGGCCGAAGAACAAGAGGACGGCAATGATGGCCGCAATGATTGTCGCGACCCGCGGGGGCCGCTTCAACGGGGCGGCTGGTGTGGATGACCCTAAGGACAACGCCAGCTCCAATCAACTAGTGCGAATTTAAAACCTGTAGACTTCTTCCAGCTTAAGGAAGCAATACACAGATAACGAATAAGGATGTTCATGAGTTCCCCCGAATTATCACAGCCAGCTTTAAACCGCGCGATGACCGAAGCCGTGGAATTCGTCCACGCCGAAGGCTGGGACGCCCGCCCCACCATCTTCGCGCTGGTTCCCACCCACTTGGTAGCCGATCAGCTTGCCGCACTCGATGAAGAGGACGCCGCACCGCTTACCCTCATCGTGCAAGATAATGTGCCCGAAAACATCGAGCCCGGTTCAGAGCAGCTGGCCGATTATGTCTCCCGCCTGGCCTGGCCGCGAGAGGTTGCCGGCGTCATCTTGGCCCAAGAGATTAAGTTCCGCGATACCTCCAGCGAGGACCCCTCCCCTCGCCCGGCGCGCCTTTATTCCGGTGCGCTGCGCGAGGAAGGCATCGAAACCACGTTGCTGCAGCTGCGCCCCACCGAGGAGGAGTTGGAAGCAGCCGGACCGTTCGCGGAAGATGACATCCAGCTGCGCGGCGGCCCCCAGGTAGCTCCGGGGGTCATTGCGGCCTTGCGCTATGGGCTGAACCAAGACCCGGATGAGCTAGATTAGACTGAAGTGACAATTCTCGCCTGCGACTAAGGAGCATTTTCCTACCGTGCGACGCATTACTCTCACTCGCCTGACCGCCACCCGCGCCACCGCAGCAGCGCTTCTGCTGGGTGTAGGCGTGAGCACTGCCGCTTGTTCCTCGGACGATGCCGCGCCTGCCGACGCCCCCGTGGAGACCGCCCCTGCCGGCGCCGAGTCCACCGCCCCTGCGGCGGATACCGCTGAGGAAACCAGCACCGCCTCTAGCTCCTCTTCCACCGTTGCGTCCAGCGCTGAATCGAGCGCGGCGGAAAGCTCGGGGGTGTCTGAGGGGGCGTCGGCAAGCAAGGAGCCCGGCAACGAAAAATTGGAAAAGTCGGTGGCCAAGGCCTATGACATCTTTGCTCCGGTAGCGCCCAAGGAGCTCTTCGCGCACTTCGACCGCTGCGATTCCACGGGCGGGGACGATTCCTATAACTGCTCTGGGCCGGAGGTAGGCCAGTTCCAGTTCTTCCGCTCGCACTCCAAGGCCAAGCAAACCACGCAAGTGCTCACCGAGCTGCGCAGCTCGCAGGTCATCGAAGATGACGGCGACCGCGTCGTAGGCTGGTCCACCTTGGGAACCACCGCGGTCATCACCGTAGTGGACAATAAAGAAGGCATGGTTATGCAGCAGATGATCTCCTCCGACCAGGAAGACCCAGAAGAGAAGATCAAGGAGCTGGGCCTAGCTAAGTAGGCCGACTACTGGCAGGTTTTAATATCCTTGCCGTCCGCGAAGTCCTTCATCGTGGACACTGCCTCATCCAAGGTGGAAACTTCCGCGATGGGCATATCGCCGTGGTCGCTCGCGGCGGCCTCGGAGCAATTATCCTTCGGCGCGAGGAAGAGCTCCGCTCCGGCCTCGTGCGCCGCAGCGATTTTATGTTGGATGCCGCCAATGGGGCCTACTTTGCCATCTTCCTGAATTGTGCCCGTACCGGCCACGAACTTGCCGCCGGTGAGATCTTCCTCGTTGAGCTTATCGATGACCGCCAGGGTGAACATCATGCCGGCGGAGGGACCGCCAATATCCTGCAGGTTGTATTTGACCTTTATATCGTCTTGCGGGACCGAGAGCATGGCGATGCCCAGCATTGCCTGTCCCTTTTTGTGAGGGTTCTCCCCTAGCTCTATTTCTTCTTCTTGCTCCTTGCCGCCCCGCTTGACTGTCAGCGTGACCTTATCGCCAGGGCTTTTCTGCTTGATGACGTCTTGGACCTCGCCCGGCTCCGAGACCTCCTTGCCGTCTACTGCGGTAATGACATCGTCCTTCTTCAGCGTGCCCTGCGCCGCGCCCTCATCCATGACTTCCGCGATGGTGATCTTTACCGGCAGGTGCAGGTAATCCATGGCCGCCACGGTGGCTGCAGACTCGGACTGGGTAAAGGCCTGCTTATTGGACTCTTCTACCTCTTTATCGCTCATGTTCTGCGGAATGACGGTATCGATGGGCACGATGGTGTCATCGGTCATTATCCAGCGGCCCAGCGCCTGCGCGAGGGTCATATTGGTGCGCACGGAGACCGTGGTCATGTTGAGGTGGCCGTCGGTGTCATAGGTGTGCGGCGCCTGAACATCGACGACCTGGGTTCCGTCGACCTCCCCCAATGTGTCCACCGTGGGTCCTGGGCCCTCAGCGGCATAAGGCACGGTCAAAGACACATCGGTGCCGGGGATATGGTCAAGCGATACCAACGCACCGGTGAGGACGACGGGGATGGCACCCCATGCGATGGTGCGGACGCGACGGCTAGCAGGAGAATTCACGGATCAATACCCTACAACCTTTGCCGTAGTGTTCGCTGTCAGCGTAGCGGGGATCATGGAAAGTAGCCGGATGGTGCCGGTAGATTAGTACGCATGAGCAACGGATTCGGTTTTTCTTTCCCCAATAACGATGACGACGATAATGACGGACGTCGTGACCAGAACCCGTTCGGCGCATTCGGCGGCGCTAATGGTGGCGGCCTGGGTGACATGCTGAACCAGTTCGGTCAGATGCTGTCCGGCATGGGCTCTTCCATGAACTCGCCGGAAAACTCCGGCCCAGTCAATTACGACATGGCCAAGCGCATCGCCCTGCAGCAGATCTCACAGTCCAAGGCGGTAAGCGCGGACGATACCAAGGCCGTAGAGGAATCCGTCCGCTTGGCGGAGCTCTGGCTTGATGACGCCACCTATTTGCCCACCGCCTCCGGCACGGCCAAGGCTTGGGATTCCAAGCAGTGGTTGGAGGAGACCATGCCGGCGTGGCAGCGCATGGTCACCCCGGTGGCAGAGCACATGAATGATGCTCAGCTGGAATCCATGCCGGAAGAGGCCCGCGAGATGATGGGCCCCATGACCAAGATGATGAACCAGATGTCTGGCATGAACTTTGGCATGCAGCTCGGCCACGCCTTGGGCGATTTGGCCTCCCAGGCGCTGACCGGCTCCGACTTCGGCCTGCCCATCGCCCCAGCCAATACCGTGGCACTGTTGCCACAGACCATCCAGAAGGTCGCCCGCGAGCTAAATGTTCCTGGCCAGGAGGTGCTGGTTTATATTGCCGCCCGCGAGGCTGCCCGCCAGCGCCTGTTCAAGCACGTGCCCTGGCTGGTAGAGCGCATCGTCTCCTCCGTGGAGGAATATGCCATCGGCCTGGTTATTGATACCTCCCATCTGGAGGAAGTCACCCGCGAGCTCAACCTCGAGTCCGGCGATCCACAGGCAATCCAGGATGCAATGAGCAAGTTGCAGGGCATGGACCTCTCCCCGCGCATTACCTCCAAGAACACTGCGGCCGCATCCCGCCTCGAGACCCTGCTGGCACTGGTGGAAGGCTGGGCCGAGCACGTCGTTACTGAGGCACTGGGCGAGCGCATCCCGTCGACCTCGAAGCTGACCCAGGCATGGGCTCACCGCCGCAGCACCGGCGGTTCCGCCGAGAACGCTTTTAGCAAGGTGGTCGGCATCGAGCTTAATGCCCCGAAGGTCTCTGAGGCCGCTGAGCTATGGCGCCGCGCCACCGTCGCCGTGGGCGCGGAAAAGCGCGATAAGGCCTGGGATCACCCAGACTTCCTGCCCACTGCGGAGCACCTTGATAACCCGGCCGCCTTTATCGACTCCCTGCTGGACGAAGGCCCGGATGAGGGCTTTGAAGAAGAGTTTGCCAAGCTGGAGGAAATGCTGAAGAACGGCGAGGATACTTCTGCGGCGCAGGGCGACGAGTCCAAGGAGTCCGAGAAGCCGGAAGACCAAGACGACAAGAAGGAGAAGGGCAACGAGGACGAGGAGAACTAGCAGCCCCAGCGCTGATAGGCCTCAAGATAGCCCTTCGCCCGCTCAGCGTGGGGTGCCCTGTCCGCCCACTGCCAAAAATCCCGCCCGTGGCGTGGGATGAAGGTGTGGGTGAGCTCGTGAATGATTACTGAATCCAGCACATAGTCCGGCACGTGTTGCAGCCGGTCGCTCAGCCGAATATCCGCGGTGGAGGTAGTACAGCTACCCCACCGCGTATTTTGATTGCTCACCCACCGAATAGAACCGATGGTCGCGCGGCCATCTAAATACGCCGCGTTGAGCCGCCGCGCACGTTCCTCGAGCTGGGCGTCCGTGCGGCGCCCGCTGCCCTGTTTCTTTTCCACCCGCGCCAACATGTCCGCGACTGCATCGCGCTCATCGCGCGCGGACATCCACGCGGGAATGCGCACCTCGAGCACCCCGGATACCATGCGCGCCTGCACGGTTTTCTTCCGCTTGGCAGAGCGAATGACTTTGACCTCTGGGGACTGCGGTGCGGTAGGTTGCGTGCTCGACATGACAGGTGATTGTACCTGTGGTGCAATGGAGACCACATACTTCGGGGGAAGGGGTTAAAGCGTGGGGATTTCTGCCACCCAGGTGGTCTTAGCACCCGGCAGCGCAGTGTTTTGCCGCGAGGAAACGGTAATCCAATTTGGCATGGATGCCACCCGCGTCGGGGTTGCGGAAACAGGAAGCGCGCTCGCCGTCGCGACGGCTTTCAACACCGCTCGCGAACCAGTGTCCCCAGAAGAACTGTCTGACCGGCTGCGTGCCGCAGGGCTTGAGGAAGCGGCGGCGCTGAGCCTCATTGAAGACGCACTGGACTATGGCATCCTCTGGCCGCACAGGGATGCCGCCGAAAAGACGGACACCATTGTCCTCATGGGAGAAACCACCTTGGCACACAGCCTTCGCGCGCGCCTTGAGGAGGATGGCTTCCAGGTGCGCATCCCGCTGGAGGAGGACAATGCCTTTTCCTATATCCACGACCTCGACGGCATGTATCCGGTCCTCGCCGTGGACCAGCTGCACTGCCCGCTGGATTGCGCGAATGCTCTTGCGGGCACAGCAACCACGTGGATTCCGGTGTCTTTGCTGGACAATCGTGGCGTCATCGGGCCGGTACGTATCCGCGGTCAAGGCCCATGCCCATTGTGTGCGCACTTGGCGCGCGTGGATATGGACCCGCTGTGGAATATCATCAGCACCCAGCTCACCCGCGTGCGCCGCACCCCAGAAGCCGTGGTGCTCGATGCGGTTGCGGCGCATACGCAAGTGATTATCCGGCGGCTGATGGGGCGGCCGCTGCCGCCGGGCGCGCCAACCGCTAAGCCGCGCCCCGGGCAGCAATGGGAAGTCGATGTCTACGGACACCACCAGCAGCGCACTGTCATAGCGCATCCACGCTGCCCCGTGTGCTTCGGCGGCAAGACCAACCTGGCTAGCTACGAACCGTACGAATAACCTCTAGCACCTGGGCACCGTAGCGCTCCAGCTTGCTAGGGCCTACGCCAGAAATGGACAACATCTCTGCCTCATCGGAGGGCAATTCCTCCGAAATCGCTTGCAGGGTGGCATCGGAAAAGATGACATAAGCCGGAACCTTTTCCTGGCGCGCAATCTGGGACCGCCACGAACGCAAGGCGGCAAAGACCTCTTCATCGCCGCCGCCTTCACAATCTTCATGGCGGCCAATGACCTTTTCCGCCGGTGTTCCCAACGGGCC harbors:
- a CDS encoding beta-N-acetylglucosaminidase — its product is MRRITLTRLTATRATAAALLLGVGVSTAACSSDDAAPADAPVETAPAGAESTAPAADTAEETSTASSSSSTVASSAESSAAESSGVSEGASASKEPGNEKLEKSVAKAYDIFAPVAPKELFAHFDRCDSTGGDDSYNCSGPEVGQFQFFRSHSKAKQTTQVLTELRSSQVIEDDGDRVVGWSTLGTTAVITVVDNKEGMVMQQMISSDQEDPEEKIKELGLAK
- a CDS encoding M48 metallopeptidase family protein, whose amino-acid sequence is MSSTQPTAPQSPEVKVIRSAKRKKTVQARMVSGVLEVRIPAWMSARDERDAVADMLARVEKKQGSGRRTDAQLEERARRLNAAYLDGRATIGSIRWVSNQNTRWGSCTTSTADIRLSDRLQHVPDYVLDSVIIHELTHTFIPRHGRDFWQWADRAPHAERAKGYLEAYQRWGC
- a CDS encoding YlbL family protein — translated: MNSPASRRVRTIAWGAIPVVLTGALVSLDHIPGTDVSLTVPYAAEGPGPTVDTLGEVDGTQVVDVQAPHTYDTDGHLNMTTVSVRTNMTLAQALGRWIMTDDTIVPIDTVIPQNMSDKEVEESNKQAFTQSESAATVAAMDYLHLPVKITIAEVMDEGAAQGTLKKDDVITAVDGKEVSEPGEVQDVIKQKSPGDKVTLTVKRGGKEQEEEIELGENPHKKGQAMLGIAMLSVPQDDIKVKYNLQDIGGPSAGMMFTLAVIDKLNEEDLTGGKFVAGTGTIQEDGKVGPIGGIQHKIAAAHEAGAELFLAPKDNCSEAAASDHGDMPIAEVSTLDEAVSTMKDFADGKDIKTCQ
- a CDS encoding PPA1309 family protein: MSSPELSQPALNRAMTEAVEFVHAEGWDARPTIFALVPTHLVADQLAALDEEDAAPLTLIVQDNVPENIEPGSEQLADYVSRLAWPREVAGVILAQEIKFRDTSSEDPSPRPARLYSGALREEGIETTLLQLRPTEEELEAAGPFAEDDIQLRGGPQVAPGVIAALRYGLNQDPDELD
- a CDS encoding zinc-dependent metalloprotease → MSNGFGFSFPNNDDDDNDGRRDQNPFGAFGGANGGGLGDMLNQFGQMLSGMGSSMNSPENSGPVNYDMAKRIALQQISQSKAVSADDTKAVEESVRLAELWLDDATYLPTASGTAKAWDSKQWLEETMPAWQRMVTPVAEHMNDAQLESMPEEAREMMGPMTKMMNQMSGMNFGMQLGHALGDLASQALTGSDFGLPIAPANTVALLPQTIQKVARELNVPGQEVLVYIAAREAARQRLFKHVPWLVERIVSSVEEYAIGLVIDTSHLEEVTRELNLESGDPQAIQDAMSKLQGMDLSPRITSKNTAAASRLETLLALVEGWAEHVVTEALGERIPSTSKLTQAWAHRRSTGGSAENAFSKVVGIELNAPKVSEAAELWRRATVAVGAEKRDKAWDHPDFLPTAEHLDNPAAFIDSLLDEGPDEGFEEEFAKLEEMLKNGEDTSAAQGDESKESEKPEDQDDKKEKGNEDEEN